In Nitrospiria bacterium, one DNA window encodes the following:
- a CDS encoding helix-turn-helix transcriptional regulator, translated as MDLDRERVINRIERLVKAAFGVGWGSLKAASESLNIPSGVLLGYFKRRSLPDAENLYKIAQGLGVTVDFLLTGDDPDIASLVKESEVIYGFKLTLEERKVIKLWRNASGKGKEVAKRILESEQIKPTKQKKT; from the coding sequence ATGGATCTGGATCGGGAGAGGGTCATTAACCGGATCGAGCGGTTGGTGAAAGCGGCTTTTGGGGTTGGTTGGGGTTCATTAAAGGCGGCTTCAGAATCTTTAAATATTCCATCAGGGGTTCTATTAGGATATTTTAAAAGAAGAAGTCTGCCGGATGCTGAAAACCTTTACAAAATAGCTCAGGGACTTGGGGTAACGGTTGATTTCCTGCTGACCGGCGACGACCCGGACATCGCGTCCTTAGTAAAGGAAAGCGAGGTAATATACGGGTTTAAATTAACGCTTGAGGAAAGGAAGGTTATCAAGCTATGGCGCAACGCGTCTGGAAAAGGGAAGGAGGTGGCGAAGCGGATCCTAGAATCGGAGCAAATCAAACCCACCAAACAAAAAAAAACCTAA
- a CDS encoding DUF4149 domain-containing protein, producing MILQFIHLLAAIIWTGSMIFFSFVLMPAVREGLSPSNRPNLVRAVGKRYRVVGWAGVGILLVTVTVFAGSVEPA from the coding sequence GTGATCCTGCAATTTATTCATTTGCTTGCTGCGATAATCTGGACGGGAAGCATGATCTTTTTTTCTTTTGTTCTGATGCCCGCTGTCCGTGAAGGGCTTTCTCCATCTAATCGACCAAACCTGGTCCGAGCAGTTGGAAAACGGTACCGAGTTGTGGGCTGGGCAGGTGTAGGAATTTTGTTGGTGACAGTAACTGTATTTGCGGGCAGTGTCGAACCAGCCTAA
- a CDS encoding CBS domain-containing protein has protein sequence MRRVEYLSTQREFKTLPADVLMEWNVVTIQPTDSCRYAASQLTKGGFGSLPVVDDQNRLLGIISEYDLLDLLREERNLADVLVSEVMSKDVQVVQYDTPAKEICDILQNKHLIRVPVVHNGHLVGIVARRDVLLGYIKSTAKYWP, from the coding sequence ATGAGACGTGTGGAGTATCTTTCAACACAGCGGGAGTTTAAGACCCTCCCCGCAGATGTGTTAATGGAATGGAACGTGGTGACGATTCAGCCCACCGATAGTTGCAGGTATGCGGCTTCGCAATTGACAAAGGGCGGTTTTGGCAGCCTTCCTGTAGTGGATGATCAAAATCGGTTGTTAGGAATTATTAGCGAATATGACTTGCTCGACTTGCTTAGGGAAGAGCGAAATTTGGCTGATGTTCTGGTTTCTGAAGTGATGTCAAAAGACGTCCAGGTGGTTCAGTATGATACACCTGCAAAAGAAATCTGTGACATTCTCCAAAACAAACACCTGATTCGTGTTCCGGTGGTTCATAATGGCCATCTGGTGGGAATTGTTGCGCGGAGAGATGTTTTGCTGGGTTACATTAAATCCACTGCCAAATACTGGCCATAA
- a CDS encoding DUF2934 domain-containing protein: MNGQLDVVQIVREKITKKAYEVYELKGNIPGHELEDWLEGERLVFTELLFPAPAKKQKAPAKKKTMAQTNAKTPSDTRSKKRGASIPKADKPTFFSPFW, from the coding sequence ATGAATGGCCAATTAGACGTTGTTCAAATCGTTCGAGAAAAAATAACCAAAAAAGCGTATGAGGTCTATGAGCTAAAAGGAAATATCCCGGGCCACGAACTCGAGGATTGGTTGGAAGGAGAAAGGTTAGTGTTTACTGAACTTTTATTTCCAGCTCCAGCCAAAAAACAAAAGGCACCAGCCAAAAAAAAGACTATGGCTCAAACAAACGCGAAAACCCCATCCGATACAAGGTCCAAAAAAAGAGGAGCTTCAATTCCTAAAGCGGATAAACCGACTTTTTTTTCACCTTTCTGGTAG
- a CDS encoding O-acetyl-ADP-ribose deacetylase: protein MKVKISQSTIECVEGDITQQNTDAIVNAANTTLLGGGGVDGAIHRVGGPKILEECKKIGGCPTGEARITTGGRLKVQYVIHTVGPFYKDGKGKEAEFLASAYRNSLKLASQHQIKTISFPSISTGAYGYPLELAAQLALKTVIEYIKEHPEIEQVRFVLFGERAFKAYSDALQVLISKNSGN, encoded by the coding sequence ATGAAAGTCAAAATAAGTCAATCTACCATTGAGTGTGTTGAAGGGGATATTACCCAGCAGAATACCGATGCCATTGTCAATGCGGCGAATACAACCCTCCTGGGGGGTGGGGGAGTGGATGGTGCGATTCATCGTGTGGGAGGTCCAAAAATTTTGGAGGAATGCAAAAAAATAGGGGGCTGTCCTACAGGTGAAGCCCGGATAACCACGGGAGGAAGGTTAAAAGTCCAATATGTGATTCATACCGTGGGCCCGTTTTATAAGGATGGTAAAGGAAAGGAAGCAGAGTTTTTGGCGAGTGCCTATCGGAACTCCTTAAAACTTGCCTCGCAGCATCAAATTAAAACCATTTCTTTTCCTTCTATTAGCACAGGGGCCTATGGATACCCATTAGAGTTGGCAGCCCAATTGGCTTTGAAAACGGTCATAGAATATATAAAGGAACACCCAGAAATTGAACAGGTCCGTTTTGTTCTGTTCGGGGAAAGAGCCTTCAAAGCCTATTCGGATGCCTTACAGGTGCTGATATCAAAAAATTCAGGAAATTGA
- a CDS encoding methyltransferase domain-containing protein, with protein sequence MKKEKYVFADTTEKQEWERLRLIEREFDPKTFHLLHQLGIQSGMECLELGPGAGSVMNWMLEKVGPKGQVTAIDLDIRFAAQTKASNLTIQKMNILDSKLKPESFDMIHGRYVVMHIPEYQRALSILNHSLKPGGWILLEEPDFGIAFPSNFEDDWGRTFTRISEAIKELYQSMGIQWRMGRKVPSLFQNHGLQNLGTDVSAFMSKGGSGVSQIMKRSVEYLREPLLKTGKTLSKDVDLYIKLCDELSFWATYYATFSTWGKKK encoded by the coding sequence ATGAAAAAAGAAAAATACGTATTTGCGGATACAACCGAGAAACAAGAATGGGAAAGGTTGCGCCTCATTGAACGGGAGTTTGACCCTAAAACATTTCACCTCCTCCATCAGCTAGGGATACAATCTGGCATGGAATGCCTCGAGTTAGGTCCCGGGGCAGGTTCCGTCATGAACTGGATGCTGGAAAAAGTCGGTCCTAAAGGGCAGGTTACCGCGATTGATTTGGACATCCGGTTTGCGGCCCAAACAAAAGCATCCAATTTAACTATTCAAAAAATGAACATCTTGGATTCGAAACTTAAACCAGAAAGTTTTGATATGATCCATGGGAGGTATGTGGTGATGCATATCCCTGAATATCAGAGGGCCCTTTCCATTTTGAATCATTCACTAAAACCTGGAGGTTGGATTTTATTGGAGGAACCTGATTTCGGAATAGCCTTTCCTTCAAATTTTGAGGATGATTGGGGAAGAACGTTTACCCGAATATCGGAAGCTATTAAGGAATTATATCAATCGATGGGGATCCAATGGCGAATGGGCCGAAAGGTACCATCTCTTTTTCAAAACCACGGTCTTCAGAATTTGGGTACGGATGTTTCTGCTTTTATGTCCAAAGGTGGATCCGGGGTTTCTCAAATCATGAAAAGATCCGTTGAGTATTTGAGAGAACCTTTATTAAAAACGGGAAAAACCCTTTCCAAGGATGTGGACCTTTATATAAAACTTTGTGATGAACTCTCTTTCTGGGCAACCTATTATGCAACTTTTTCCACCTGGGGAAAAAAGAAATGA
- a CDS encoding DNA-3-methyladenine glycosylase I yields MNHRCGWVTEDPLYIEYHDQEWGVPVFDDRKLFEFLILESFQAGLSWLTILKKRRNFTKSFSHFNPKKVAQYSKKQFDELMANAGIIRNRLKIEAAINNSRQFLNIQEEFGSFSNYSWEFVDKQPIQNRWKNLKQVPATTKESDAFSMDLKKRGFKFMGSTVVYAHMQAVGMVNDHTINCFRYKEVTKISRKNQQK; encoded by the coding sequence ATGAATCACCGCTGCGGCTGGGTAACGGAAGATCCGCTTTATATCGAATATCATGATCAGGAATGGGGCGTACCCGTTTTTGATGATCGGAAACTGTTTGAATTTCTGATTCTCGAATCTTTTCAGGCAGGTTTAAGTTGGTTGACGATCTTAAAAAAAAGGAGAAACTTTACAAAATCGTTTAGCCATTTTAACCCCAAAAAAGTTGCACAATACAGCAAGAAACAGTTTGATGAATTAATGGCCAATGCTGGGATTATACGGAACAGGTTAAAAATTGAGGCTGCCATTAATAATTCAAGACAATTTTTGAATATTCAAGAAGAATTTGGAAGTTTTTCCAATTACAGTTGGGAATTTGTGGATAAACAACCCATTCAGAACCGATGGAAAAACCTAAAGCAGGTTCCCGCAACAACCAAAGAATCTGACGCTTTCAGCATGGACCTCAAAAAAAGAGGCTTTAAATTTATGGGATCAACTGTTGTTTATGCCCACATGCAGGCCGTAGGGATGGTCAATGATCACACGATCAACTGTTTTCGGTATAAGGAGGTCACTAAAATCTCAAGGAAAAACCAACAGAAATAA
- a CDS encoding dihydrofolate reductase family protein translates to MSEIIYYVATSLDGFIATPDGGVRWLSPFENTGEDYGYQRFYGSVDGLVMGSKTYEQVLAIGEWPYPHKPCWVFSKRSFKTQEPEVTIFSGEPCDFKEEIIKHGLLRVWLVGGGKLASSFRAERLITEYIISIIPIFLCGGISLFAPKGSLEKIKMVDPKFYPNGIVQLRYIKEDGL, encoded by the coding sequence ATGTCAGAGATTATCTATTATGTGGCCACTAGCCTCGACGGGTTTATTGCGACCCCTGATGGTGGTGTTCGATGGCTATCCCCCTTTGAAAATACTGGAGAAGACTACGGATACCAGCGCTTTTATGGATCCGTTGATGGGCTTGTTATGGGAAGCAAAACCTATGAACAGGTTCTGGCGATTGGTGAATGGCCTTATCCCCATAAACCCTGTTGGGTGTTTTCCAAACGCAGCTTCAAAACACAAGAGCCAGAGGTCACTATTTTTTCAGGTGAACCTTGTGATTTTAAGGAGGAAATTATAAAACATGGGCTACTGCGGGTATGGTTAGTGGGGGGTGGAAAATTAGCCTCTTCTTTCAGAGCGGAAAGACTCATCACAGAATATATTATTTCGATCATTCCTATCTTTCTTTGCGGGGGGATCTCCCTCTTTGCCCCAAAAGGCTCATTGGAAAAAATAAAAATGGTTGACCCTAAATTTTACCCAAATGGAATTGTTCAACTCCGATATATAAAAGAAGACGGTTTATGA